CAGGGTCGGGTAAGAGTGGACATCGATGATCACGGCACGGCCTGTGGCAGCGATCCGATCGGTGACGAGATCGGACATCGCGGCAGCGTACGGGTGAAAGTAGGTATCGAGCAGCGCAGTTCGTGCGTCATCATCCTCGTTGCGGAGGACGGCTCCGTTGCAGGTTCGGGTGTAGACCGCACCGCGCCCGACGGCATTGAGTTCTTCGCGGTCGTCGGGGAATCGTTCAGGATCGATCACCAAACGGGAGAGGTCGTTGCGCAAGATCCACGGTGGGACACCGGTGGATCGGGCGGCGTGCTGCGCGATGACGTCAGTGTAGGCATCGGTGATCTCGTCCAGCTCTGCGGTGAGTTGAGCATCGGTCACGGTCAGTGACGAGCGGACCTCGCCGGGAATTGTGCGGGAGGCGTGCGGGACATGCAAGATGACGGGCGAGGATGAATCGCCTGCTATCAGTGTTCTGGGGTTCACGAAATCTCCTTGTCCGTGTGCGGAAGTGGTGTGGGTTTCTAGCTGATGACGTCGACGAACCACCGGCCGTCGATGTTTTTGGTGGTGATGGTCTGTGGGAACTGTGCAGGCTCGGCTCCGGGGCGCATCTCTGCAAGTGCGACGGAGTAGACATCGGTCGTGATTGGGGTGATCCGTACGCAGTGGGTTGTTCCTGTTGGGACTGTGTCGATTCCGGCTTGGATTTTCTCTGCCGGCGGCAGTGAGGTGTCGGGGGTGGTGAGTGCGCGGACCGCTGCTCCGGAGCGGGTGATGTAGTAGGCGTACTCGAATGCTGCGATGACTCCGGGGCCACTCT
The sequence above is drawn from the Rhodococcus qingshengii JCM 15477 genome and encodes:
- a CDS encoding N-formylglutamate amidohydrolase; translated protein: MNPRTLIAGDSSSPVILHVPHASRTIPGEVRSSLTVTDAQLTAELDEITDAYTDVIAQHAARSTGVPPWILRNDLSRLVIDPERFPDDREELNAVGRGAVYTRTCNGAVLRNEDDDARTALLDTYFHPYAAAMSDLVTDRIAATGRAVIIDVHSYPTLPSAYELHTDGPRPTLCIGTDPHHTPQWLTDAAHAAFYPLTDIGRNTPFGGTYVPLDHYRTDPLVYSVMIELRRDQYLTENGELVDIAAEKLGAMLGRLVDAADRGRR